From the genome of Limisphaerales bacterium:
TATGGGACGGGTCGGTTCCACGAAAAATATACTGAGCACGTTGCGGGGACGAAACAAGTCGTTACTTCCAACGCACACAACGAATACCTGATGGTGGGCGTGCAATCAGGCTTGATTGGCGTGGGGATTTTACTGGCCCTCTTTTGGGCCATGTGGCGGGCCGCCGCACGCTGGGAGGGAATGGACCGTTGGCTGGCGCAAGGCATGGTGGTTTGGCTGACGGTGGGCTGCTGCTTCAATTCCTTTATTTTAGACTCACGGGAAGGTATGCTCTTCGCCCTGTTGGCGGGCGTGTACGGCGCGAATGGCGCTGGGTCGGCAACGCACACGAAATCATGAACCAAAAAATTTCAGTCTTCATCCTTGCCTACAATTCCGAGGCCAATATTGGCCCGGCATTGGCGAGCGTGCAGTGGGCGGATGAGATTGTGGTGATTGATTCGCACAGCACCGATCGCACTGTGGCGATCGCCGAGGAGCATGGGGCGCGGGTGGTGCAGATTGATTTTGAGGGCTTCGGCAAGTTGCGCATCGCGGGCATTGAACACACGACGCACGATTGGATTTTCAGTTTGGACACCGATGAGCGCTGCACGCCGGAGGCGCGTGATGAAATTCAGGAGATCATCAATTCTGATCATCCTGCCGAGGCGTACCACACGCCGCGCCGCAATTTTTTTATGGGTCGGCCGATTCGGTTCAGCGGCTTTTATCCGGATTACCGCCAGCCGCAATTGTTCCGCCGCGGTAAGATGACTTTCCCTGCTGCGGATCTCGTGCACGAGGGCTATGAACTGGACGGGCGGTTGGCGGAAATGCAATGCGCAATCAATCAGGAGCCATTCCATAACCTTTCCGAAGTGCTGGTGAAGGCCAATCGCTACTCCTCGTTGAGCGCTGAGAAACTGGCGCGCACGGGTCGGCGCACGTCCGGCTTGGGGGCGTTGGTGCACGCGTCGGCGATGTTTTTGAAAATGTATGTGCTCAAGCTGGGTTTCCTCGACGGACTGCCCGGCTTCATCATCGCCTTCAGTAATTTCGAAGGGATTTTTTACAAATATGCGAAACTGGCCGAGTTGAATCGCAAAGGCCAACCGCGTGGTGAATGAGATGGCGGCCCCGAAAATATCTCTCATCATCAGTACCTACGATCGCCCGGGCGCATTATCGAAGGTGATGCTGGGCGTAGCGAGGCAAGTGGCGGCACCGTGTGAAGTGATTTTGGCTGATGATGGATCAGGTGAATTGACGCGTGCGGTGGTGGAAAAATTAGCTGATCAATTGTCGGCACCTTTCCGGCATTTTTGGCACGAAGATTCAGGATTTCGCAAAACGAAGATTCTTAATCGAGCCATTGCTGGGGCCCGCGGGGATTATATTGTGTTGCTTGATGGCGATTGTGTTCCGCACCGGCGATTTATCGCCGATCACTCCCAACTCGCGGAGCGGGGTTGGTGGGTTCAGGGGCGGCGCAGTTTCATTCGGGAACAGTTTTCGCCGAGCTTTCAACCAAGCCGAACAGGATTTTTCAACTGGTGGCTGCGTGGACGGGCGAGCGGCTTATTCAAAGGCGTGCGCTGGCCTATGCCTTTCATTCGGCACGACCAAGCTCAGCGAGGCATCATCGGCTGTAACATGGGCGTGTGGCGCGAAGACCTTTTTAAAGTAAATGGCTTTGACGAATCATTCGAAGGCTGGGGCTTAGAGGACTCCGACTTGGGCAACCGCCTGTACCACTTGGGCCGCCATCGCAAACTCGTGTACGGGCGCGCCATCATTCATCACCTCAATCACCCGGAGCTTCCGCGCGAAGATCTGCCCGCCAATCACGATCGGCTGATGACCACACTCAAGGAGCGGCGGGTGAAATGCGCCAACGGCCTCGACCTGCATCTCAACGGCGATTGATGATGCGGATTGTACAAATCGTTCGCCGCTTTGGCCCCGTCGGCGGAATGGAAACCTACGCGTGGCAACTCACCCGCGCCTTGGCGGCCAACGGGCGGCCCGTGCGGGTGGTGTGTGAAACGAACGAATCCGATCCGATGCCAGGCGTCACAGTAGACGCCTTGGGCAGCACGAATTCATTTCCTCGCTGGCGGCACCATTTACAGTTTAGCCGAAGGGTGGCCGACTTTCGGCAACAGCACCCCCAACCTCGTGACCTTTGGCACAGCCACGAAAGCGTTACCTGCGCCGAAGTGGGCACCTTCCATTCCACCATCCACGGCGCCGGCGAAGCCCGCGCTTGGCACAAACGCTTCGATCCCACCTGGCACCTCAACCGCTGGATTGAAAAACGCGTGATTTTCTCACCCCGTTTAAAGCAAATGGTAGCTGTTTCAAACCTAGTGCGGGAACAACTCCGCCACGCACATCCAAAGCAAGCCCACAAATTCGCCTCGCACATCTCGCCGGGCGTGGAACCGATCGAAAAACCAGCCCCAATCGTGACCGAACCCATCCTCGGCTTCATCGGCCGCGAATGGAAACGCAAAGGCCTGCGCCGCGTGCTCGAAATACTCCAAGCCATCCCCGAAGCCAAGTTAGTCATCGCCGGCGTGCCGCCCGATGAAATATCGGGATTGCTCGGGGGCCTTCAAGATCGCGTGGAAATACTCGGATGGATCGATGACCCCGCCGATTTTTACAAACGCATCCGCCTCCTAATCCACCCCGCCAAGCTCGAAGCCTACGGAATGGTCGTGCCCGAAGCCTTGGCTCGGAGCGTTCCGGTATTGGCTTCCGAAGCTACGGGCGCATCTGCCGATATGGGCGCGGCGGGTCGTGCCCTGCCTCATACCGCACCGGCGCAATCTTGGGCGGATGCTGCGCGCGAATTGTTGGCTCATCCTCCGAAAGACTTTCCGCCCATCCGATCGTGGGCCGAGGTGGCGGAGGAGTATCATTTGTTGTACCAAGGATTAACCCTTTGACTCCACGGCATGCCTTCTGATTTGCTGGACGCCCGATGAGAATACTCGTGACAGGCGGTGCCGGCTACGTGGGTAGTGTGTGTGTGGAGCGCCTGCTGGCCGAAGGCCATACAGTGACGGTGGTGGATGACCTTTCCGAGGGGCATCGCGCTGCCGTGGCACTGGGCGCGGAATTCTGCATAGGTAACATTGGCGATTCCGCGCTGCTTGACGCGCTAATGGCCAAGGCGCGCCCGGAAGCGGTCCTGCATTTTGCCGGCAGCACTTTGGTGGGGGAATCAATGGAAAACCCCCTCAAATATTTCCAAAACAACACCGCCAATGGCATCGCACTCCTGCAAGCCGCGGCGGCGGGCGTGGAGAAATTTATCTTCAGCTCCACCTGCGCCGTTTATGGCGAACCGGAAACCGTACCCATCGCCGAGACCGCTCCTCGCCGGCCAGTGAATCCCTACGGCGCATCCAAACTGATGATGGAGCAGTCAATGGAATGGCAGGCCCAAGCCACCGGCATGGATTGCGTGGCGCTGCGTTACTTCAACGCCGCCGGTGCCAGCGAAAATTTTGGCGAACATCACCGGCACGAAACCCATCTCATTCCGTGCTTATTGCAAACCGCTCTGGGCCAGCGCGAATCCTTTTCCCTGTTCGGCACCGATCACCCAACCCCTGACGGCACCTGCATCCGCGACTACATCCATGTGAGCGACCTCGCCGCCGCCCACGCGCTGGCCCTGCGCCCGGGCATCAGCGGCCCCTTCAACCTCGGCCGCGGCCACGGCGACTCCGTGCGTGAAGTCATCGCCGCGTGTTGTGAAGTTACCGGCCAAAAAATATCAATCGAAGAAAAGCCCGCCCGCGAAGGCGACCCACCTGAATTAGTCGCCGCTGCAGCAAAAGCAAGCGCGGAACTGAGCTGGAAGGCGGAGCACACGGACATCCGGAAAATTGTGGAAACCGCCTGGC
Proteins encoded in this window:
- a CDS encoding glycosyltransferase family 2 protein → MNQKISVFILAYNSEANIGPALASVQWADEIVVIDSHSTDRTVAIAEEHGARVVQIDFEGFGKLRIAGIEHTTHDWIFSLDTDERCTPEARDEIQEIINSDHPAEAYHTPRRNFFMGRPIRFSGFYPDYRQPQLFRRGKMTFPAADLVHEGYELDGRLAEMQCAINQEPFHNLSEVLVKANRYSSLSAEKLARTGRRTSGLGALVHASAMFLKMYVLKLGFLDGLPGFIIAFSNFEGIFYKYAKLAELNRKGQPRGE
- a CDS encoding glycosyltransferase family 2 protein gives rise to the protein MAAPKISLIISTYDRPGALSKVMLGVARQVAAPCEVILADDGSGELTRAVVEKLADQLSAPFRHFWHEDSGFRKTKILNRAIAGARGDYIVLLDGDCVPHRRFIADHSQLAERGWWVQGRRSFIREQFSPSFQPSRTGFFNWWLRGRASGLFKGVRWPMPFIRHDQAQRGIIGCNMGVWREDLFKVNGFDESFEGWGLEDSDLGNRLYHLGRHRKLVYGRAIIHHLNHPELPREDLPANHDRLMTTLKERRVKCANGLDLHLNGD
- a CDS encoding glycosyltransferase family 4 protein — protein: MMRIVQIVRRFGPVGGMETYAWQLTRALAANGRPVRVVCETNESDPMPGVTVDALGSTNSFPRWRHHLQFSRRVADFRQQHPQPRDLWHSHESVTCAEVGTFHSTIHGAGEARAWHKRFDPTWHLNRWIEKRVIFSPRLKQMVAVSNLVREQLRHAHPKQAHKFASHISPGVEPIEKPAPIVTEPILGFIGREWKRKGLRRVLEILQAIPEAKLVIAGVPPDEISGLLGGLQDRVEILGWIDDPADFYKRIRLLIHPAKLEAYGMVVPEALARSVPVLASEATGASADMGAAGRALPHTAPAQSWADAARELLAHPPKDFPPIRSWAEVAEEYHLLYQGLTL
- the galE gene encoding UDP-glucose 4-epimerase GalE — protein: MRILVTGGAGYVGSVCVERLLAEGHTVTVVDDLSEGHRAAVALGAEFCIGNIGDSALLDALMAKARPEAVLHFAGSTLVGESMENPLKYFQNNTANGIALLQAAAAGVEKFIFSSTCAVYGEPETVPIAETAPRRPVNPYGASKLMMEQSMEWQAQATGMDCVALRYFNAAGASENFGEHHRHETHLIPCLLQTALGQRESFSLFGTDHPTPDGTCIRDYIHVSDLAAAHALALRPGISGPFNLGRGHGDSVREVIAACCEVTGQKISIEEKPAREGDPPELVAAAAKASAELSWKAEHTDIRKIVETAW